GAACGAAGCCATACCGCGCACATGCATGTGCCTGGGACATGCAATCAATGGTGTGTGCGGGGTTTTGCCATCGTGGCCACGGAAAACCCATTTTACATTTTCTGAGTGCCGAAATGGTTTTTTTTTTTACGAAGGTACAAGAGCGCGAAATAGGGTTGAGAGAAACCCATGCACACACTGATAGAAGAACACCAACGCAACGCAGTCCATACACCCGCCCCACGCGCTTGCTCTTCGGGAAGCCGTAGGAACCCGCGCCGTTTCCTGCCGATGCCACTGGAATCGGGTCGGATTTGAACTACGCGTTCACTTATCCTTGCCCCTGATTTTCTGAAGAAAAAAATCATTTTAGCTCCAGaacgtgtcattttatgtgtgCATCTCTCCCGGTTTCGCGGCGTCTCCCAACAGGAACACCTCCGCGTCGACACAGTGAAACGGGACGCATTTGCCTAGTATCTTGATGTAATACAAGGTAAAAAGGATATTTTCCGTGTTCTAGAATACACCCGGCAAAGGCATTCTTTGCCGTGTGCTTTCTAGaatacacacggcaaagaaaaGTATAGTTGGGCGGGAGAAATGGTGCCTCCCTTAAAATTTGACTTTGTCGTGTATCTACAAAAAACACCCGGCGAAGATGATCTTTGCCGGGTATAGACACCCAGCGAAGAAAGCCATcgttatcccccccccccccccccccccccccccccagacatGCGCGTTATACGGCACGTGGCAGCCCTCTTCGCCGAGTGTCCCATTCTAGCACTCGGAAAAGAGCCACCTCGCCGTGTGTATTTATTTACCGAGTGTCTTTTCCCTATTGTACAGTGTTCTTGTTCTTCGTGGGTGCTAACACTCGGCACAGTTTTCTTCGCCGGATGCTAACACTCGGTACAGTTTTCTTCGCCGTGTATTTATATTTGGCACCCGGCGAAGAGGATCTTTGCCATGTACCTAAATAAAGACACCCGACAAAGATAAAAATACACGGCAAAGATACGTTTTCAAGTAGTGAGCCTAAACCGCTAACGATACAGAGGCTCCAAAGAGACCATGCATCTACTAAACCTTGGTAAAAGGAGCATATTAATGACGCACCTTCGCCCCAGTTTCCTAATTCTTTATGAAGGCACGTATAACCCTCGGTCAACACACACAGGCACACTTAGTAAGTTAGTAGATTATTTCACTATGTACTTAACTAGCCAAAAATGTGATCACCCAGTTGTACAGTTGCTATTTCTGTACACATAGTATATGTCCTAGTAAGTACTACATGCTAATTAATTGACCGCTTCTACATGCCTCATCATTTCCTAGTTTCCAACTATACATGAAGGATGATGGTCGACGAAGTCGCCCTATGGTGGATCATGGCCATGTGTGTGCTCCCTTGCTGGCCAGTTGACAAACCAACCAACATCGCCTGCAAAAGTCAGCCTGCTGGATTATAAATACACATGCAAAACAGCAAGTTTAGTTCATCCCATGTTCACTTCTCTCGACTCTCGAGCAAACACAAGGAGCATCTAGCTGACCCGAGCAGTACGTAGCTAGGAGGATGGCCAAACTTGCCCTTCTCGCCGTGATCGCGTCTTTGGTCGGTGCCGTGTCCTGCGAATTTGCAGTCTACGCCGGCTACGGCTTCCCACGCCCGAATCCCAACCTGCCCTATCGGTTCCGACCGCCGGCTTATTATCCTCCGGCGAACCCTACCCCTGGACTCAGGGTTGGCTATTATACCCACATGGGCAGGTGCCCTCAGGCGGAGAAGATCGTGAGGGAGGTCGTGGAGAAAGCCACCGCCGGCGAGAAGGCCGGGCTTATACGCCTCTTCTTCCACGACTGCTTCGTCCAGGTACCGACAATATATCCATTTCTTGTAGTATCTAATATCCGTCTCTTAGTTCGTGCATGCATGGCTAACAATGCTGCCACTCGATTCAGGGCTGCGACGGCTCCGTCTTGCTGAGCGGCGCTGACACGGAGAGGACGGCTTTCCCGAACCTCAGCCTGCGCGGCTTCGAGGTGATCGACGCGGCAAAGGCCGCCCTGGAGAAGGCTTGCCCAGGCGTCGTCTCCTGCGCCGACGTCGTCGCCTTTGCCGGCCGCGACGCCAGCTACAGCTTAAGCTCCGGCAGAATCAACTACCGCGTGCCAGCCGGTCGGTACGACGGGAAGGTGTCACGCGCCGGCGATACCTTCCAGAACCTGCCCCCGCCCTTCGGGGACCTCAACCTAACTACGGCCATGTTCGCCGCCAAGGGGCTCAGCCAGGACGATATGGTCGTGCTCTCCGGCGCGCACTCCATCGGGCGCTCCGACTGCTCCTCCTTCCCCGACCGTCTCCCGCCGGTTGCCAACTCTAGCACCGCCATGGAGCCCAAGCTCGCCCAGCAACTGACAGCCACCCGCAGCGTAAACGTGTTGCAGGATGCTATCACCCCCGACAAGCTGGACATCCAGTACTACACGAACGTCCTGAGCCGGAACGTGCTCTTCAACTCCGACGCGTCGCTCACCACGTCCACGGAGACCGAGGGCTTGGTGGAGTTCTATGCCGGTAAACGCCCCCTTTTCCGTGGCAAGTTCTTAGGCCCAATCCAGTGGAACCATGACTTCGAAGATGCTATGGTGAAGATGGGATACATCGGGGTCAAGACCAGCGCCGAGGGCGAGATCAGGAACACGTGCGCTTTCATCAACAAGCCCTAGGCCCCGGCCTTAGCTAGTGCCCTACCTAGCTACACCGGTTGATCATCTGGCCATCTTGACTGACGCCCTAGACTAGTCAGAAAATCAGAATTAATAATGTTCCCTAGAATCGTGCTCTTTGCTGTTCTCTTCTGGTCCACCTTTTTAGTTTGTTCATTCATTCATTTGAACCATGCACGTTCGTAATTCTTGTTTGACCACTACCTCGAACGTATAAATTCTTATTTAATGTGATTCATGAGTTAGATCGATATGTTAATCTCTATTGTATATGATTGTCAATTGATAGTTTGTTGCTCCCATCTTTGAGCTTGCTAGTTGAATGCACATGGGTTGCCATCTTTGAGCTTGCTAGTTTCTATTATGTACATTTGCATAAACACGCATGAAAATTCACATGTAAAGAAAATGCTCCTCTATTTCTACGAAGTAGCATCATGATTAATTATCTGCAAGAAGCAATTCGTAGTTTTTCCTCTTTCCAAATGGTGATATCTTGAGTTCGCAGTAATCAATTTTCAACAATATATTTGTCACTGACGCGCCATCTCCTCTGCCCAAGGGATGTGTGCTTCCTTATTTCCCTCGCCACTCCAAACCTCACCACGATGCACTACTCTTCTTCTCTCCCAATCCATGATTGACTTGTTGTACTTGCTCACTTTCTATTTTGTTGTGATACAGAGACTTTTCTTCTAACACTTGTCTTAGGCTCTTCCTCCAACCCTGTATTTTTGTCCTCTGATTTTCGTTGTAAAAGAACACCATTGTACGATCTTTTTTACCGAAAGGGTGCATCCAAATGCCATATAAATACTTAAGTCTAATTCAGTAATAAGTTCTTGACCTTGCAATAGCCACATATTGAAGATGATCTCCACTATAAAACCTATTATGCACAGTAAAATAAAAAATGCCATGGTAATTTTCAGTTAATTAACACAAAATTAATCCGTTAATATACTCTATATGATGGTAACTCCCCTGCTCTCCCGTGGTGCTCCCTAGGGTGCCACCGGTGGCTCAATATGGTCGCCTCCTTCCCCTCCCTCCTCCCTCGAGCTCCCTCCTGCCGCTGCCATCGGCATCGGCGCGGTGGCGGCAGTTCCCTGGTACATAAGGTGCTGGGGGTGGGGGGATTGTGGCGGCTGTTCTCGAAGATGCGGATGGGGTGGCATCTATGGGATGGTCGTGGGTGGCGTTCCCCGGCCAGGCAGTggcactagggagaaaacaacaatattttatctAAGGGTAActctattatttactttacatacattgcttaatgcgataatctgttgctttcaacttaatactgaaaggggtgcggatgctaaccggaaggtggattattagtcatagacgcagttggattacggtctatgtattatgttgtaatgcccaaacaaatctcatagtaattatcttgctatgtatggtctttattctgtcaattgtccagctgtaatttgttcactcaatatgctatttatctttatggagagacacctctagtgaactgtggaccccggtccttcctTTTACACTAATACaatcatcatgttctgtttacttattgcaagcactgttctcttttcacttcactgcaaacaaacatctctttccacactatacatttaatcctttgttttcagcaaaaccggtgagattgacaacctcactataacgttggggcaaagtattttagttgtaatgtgtgcaggttccacgttgttgctgacgccagtagtgcgccctgccaatagtcttctagcaacaccttcagaagtcacgcctttctcctactggtcgattaaatcttggtttcttactgagggaaaacttgctgatgtgctcatcataccttcctcttggggttccccaacggtgtgcaatatGCGTTCATCAAGAATAGATAGTATTCCAAGGAGATAAACATACCCAGCTGGAAATATGATTGGAGTTGAATAGTTTGAAAGAAGTTAAGATCGAGGAGATTCCAATTATCAATGAGTTTCAGGATGTGTTTTCCAAGGAATTACCgggtatgccacccgatagggagatagaattcacaatcgatctgattccaggcagaaCACCAATTGcttaaccaccatataagatgggtccGAAGGAGTTAGTGGAGCTGAAAGTACAAATAGATGagctggaacagaaaggattcattcaaAAAAGTGTATCACCATGGGGAACCCCagctatttttgtggataaaagagatggaggcaagagaatgtgtggagattatagAAATCTCAACAATatgaccatcaagaacaagtacccgttACCCAGAATTCAAGACCTGttcgatcaagttcaaggagcaggagtcttttCGAAGATAGATttgaggtcaggataccatcaaatcaagataacGAAGGAGGATGTTCCAAAAACATCCTTTGTTTCCAGTACGGACACCATAAGTATTTGGTTGTATAGTTTGGATTGACTAATGCAtccgcaattttcatgaatttgatgaacaagatcttCATGAAGTATCTGGACAAGTTCGTGATAGTGTTCATCGatgatattttgatatattccaagaacaaagaagaacatgccaagcatttgaagatagttctgcagatcttgagagaacatcagttttatgctaagtttagcaagtgcaaattttggttggacagtgttgaatttcttggacatgtcataagtaAGGAGggtatagctgttaacccgagtaaggttcAGTCAGTTTTGGAATGGAATTCACCCAAGAATGCTAAGGAGATCAGAGGATTCCTTGTAATGGTAGGATACTATCGAAGATTCATTGAGAGATTTtcaaagattgcaggaccaatgaccaagttattgAAAAAAAAACACCCCATTTATCtggtctgatgagtgtgaagcaagCTTTCAGAAGATCAAGGAGAAGttaaccacggcaccggtgttagcagttccaaaaccaggaaaggattacacggtttaCCGTGACGCTTCCAAGAATGGGCTTGGATGCGTTCTGATGCAGGACCGTAAGGTTATAGCTTATGGATCCAGACAACTGaagccacatgaacacaactatcaTGTACATGATTTAGAGTTGTCAGGAGTAgtttatgctttgaagagttggaggcaATTTctttatggatccaagtgtgagctatacacagatcacaagagcctggaATACTTCTCTACCCAGAAGGAACTGAACATGAGGCACAAAACATGGGTGGAATTGATCAAAGATTATGAATTAACAATCAACTACACACCAGGCAAGgccaatgtagtagcagatgctttgagtagaaatagtacggagaatcaacccacGGAATGGGAGATCCCAAAGGAACTCAGAAAGGAATTAGAACAAGCTCAAATTCTACTAATCCAAGGAGACACAGTTGGAAGTATTGCAACCATGAGGatcatggatgagatgtattctgATTTGAAGTATGAGATCATACGGAAGCAAGCGGATGATCcattcatccaagaagaaattaAGAGGATCGAAGAAGGGAAACCATCCGAATTCCAAGTGGGAGATTTTGATTCGTTGTAATTTCAAAAGAGAATGTGTGTACCTGATGATCCTAAAGTCAAGGCAATCATACTCAAGGAAGCTCATGAGAGACCTTATTccatacatccaggaagtacgaagatgtacatggatttgaaagagatgttctggtggaacaatatGAAAAGGGAAATAGCCAAGTATgtatcggaatgtcatacatgccaAAGAGTGAAGTCAGAACATCAGAGTCATGCTGGATTACTTAAACCTTTGGATATtatggaatggaaatgggatgagatTGGAATGgactttgttactggtctaccaatgaccagTAAGaaaaaggatatgatatgggtgatCATTGAgagactcaccaagagtgcacacttcttagctgtGAACCAGAAGGATACTTCGGAAAAGTTACTGGATATATATGTTAAGGAAATAGTTAGCAAACATGGAGTTCCAAAAAAAATAGTCTCAGACAGAGGTTCGATTTtttacatcagcattttggaaacaactccaagaggcactaggatccaaattggatttcagCACGGCgtaccatccacaaaccggaggtcaGACAGAGAGAACCAATCAaatacttgaagacatgctcagagcTTGCGCTCTAGACTTCGGAGGTTCATTGGGAAGACCATTTACCACTTGCAGAGGTCtcgtataacaatagttatcaaagcagtaTTCAACTGgcaccatatgaagcattttatGGAAGGAAGAGTAGATCACCAATCTGTTGGTATGAAACTGGGGAGAACAAAGAGTTTGCACCAGATTACATCAAGGAAAGACAAGGAGTCACAGAAATTATTAGGGATTGTttgaaaatagctcagagtcggtaGAAAAGTTATGTCGATTAGAAAAGGAGGTTGTGGAAACCTaaggttggagacatggtttacctGAAGGTTAGTCCGATGAAAGGACCGAAGAGGTTCAGAGTTAAGgggaagttaagtcctcgatatattggaccattcaaagatactcagtcagaatctagAGACAGCTTTTGAGTTAGAACTACCGGAAAGATTGAGTTTgattcataatgtgtttcatgtatctcaactccggaagtgtttgaaggcactagATGACCCAGTGTTATATGAAGAGTTAGAGCTGCAGTCAGATCTGACATATGTGGAAAGACCAGCTAAAATACTCAAAGAAAACTGGAAGAAGTTGAGGAATCGAGCAATCAAGTATTGCAAGGTGCAATGGAAACATCATCCAGaatgagaagcaacttgggaaaaggaggaagatctCAGAAAATCCAACCCCGATCTTTTCACGTAcctcaaccacaacttcgggacgaagtttctgttaagggggagaggctgtaacatCCTAGAACTTAGGACAAACGCGTGGTAGATTTAGAAAAGGATTGTGCATTTCATTgcaaaacgagggaaatttttgcgcttaattgcataaaacctaagagggatcgaggtttctctctcgttgctattagggttagagTAATGAGAGTGTTATAAAttttgacatgatctcttttgaaactagggttttggGATAGGAATTTGAATTggcatttgaatttgaatttcaaacaaatatgaacataagTAAACaataattcaaataaatttataattCATAACTCATACCAATATAACATTAATAAAACATATTCCATAATGGAATTATAAATGTTACAAATAGCTCATAAGgacaacttgagctttattgattcaacacacaaATTACACTGTCATTACACAATTCTTTGCTATTACAATAAATAAGATCAAATACAAACCAGAAATAAGTaaataaaaagaaaattacaacattgaATATTTTTCCTAGACTAAGTCTTCAAAGAATCTTCACTTGATCATTTCCTTTCCTTGATTAAATTGAAACCGGCAACATATAAAGGAAAAGAACTAGATTGTCCAGTaataagtggcaaagccacttggacagtgaaaataaggagaaaatggGAAGATAAGCTCTGGCTGGGGGGATCAAGTCCCAACCAAAGCCAAGGTCAAGGCCATAGATCATTTCTCTATGACACACACACAAGGGTGAAACCAGGGTAGGACACCACAACACACAAGCAAGGGTGTGCTGTCGACCAAGCACAGCATCCCTTGATGCTATAAGTAGCACAGTAACAAGTAGATAGGGATGAGTTTCTCAGGAACAGCAAGAACACCAGCAAGAACACCATAATAGCCATATTCATCTAGTTCATCCATTCAACCCAAAAGAAACCAAGCTAAACCCAACAATAGATCATGGTGACATAGATCAAGATCATCCAGGAGCTAGGAGGTGAAGGGCCAGTTGACCAGATCAACCAGCAAAAGCACTTCATCAACACAagaaaccatctaggagctgaaGCAAGGTATAACTCATACCTGGAGAGGATCCAAGGCtccaatccatcataagcatgctcaTACACACACCTGgtgtggagcagatgctccatagGGTTAGTCATCATTTGGTATAGACCATGTGATGATGGTAAGAGAGAGGCCAGACCAGTGCTAGTAAATCTAGTAATTGGACATGCACAAGTAAACCCAAGTACCCAACTATCCAAAGTATCTAGATGAACCAGTCCTAGTGACCAACTAAATTACCTAGCACCACTTGGTGTTCAAAACCATCAGTAAGACCCATTTTTCATCAAAAGAATACCACATGGCATTCATATACATGATTTTCAACTGTGTATATTATTATTTTCATAAAAACCCAACTAGTTAGCCAATTTACTTTGCAACCAATGTCAGTAgcaagctactgaggtcacagcaCAAGTCAATCAAGCAAGCAAGCCACAAATTCAAGCTAGTCTTCATTACCTAAAGAGGTTCAGACACATATTTAATTCCAATTTATCATGGAAATCAAATAAGTACCATTGAATACAACTGAATCATTACCAAACCATGGTTCATCAAGTATATCTGATAGTAAACCATCACAAAGCAACAACATGACATGCACATGTTACTTTACTGAAGCCAACCAGGCTATCAAATACTTGTCAGGTAATTACTGCAAGCAAGGGCATCATAAATCATTCACTGAGCATATACAAGTGTCATAACATGATAGTAACCAGCAGCAAATGGTAGAGACATCACAGATGTGTCACTGGTATAGCACCAGTATCACCACAAAGCACAGACACTAGATGAGCATACACCAGTAATCATCACAGTTCACCCATTGGTGATGAGCAATTACTGGGAAGCTTAGCCAATGGCTAATGCTTCAGTTAAGCAACAACATAGCCTAGCAGTATAGTAGCATGGCAACCAATAGCATCACAAGCTCTAGAAGGAACCAAGGAAGCAGTTAGAGCCAGTACGACCTAGAAGCAAGTACATACATCAATTATAGCATGCCAGCACAAGCAATTGGTGTGCATAGGAACACCAGATGAACTAAGAGGAGTAGGAGCAAGATAAGCATATATCAAGCACCAGTAATGCACATGGCAAGCCATGTAGAGTAACATCAGCAGCAATTGAGCAGCACAAGtaatggcatggcatggccagtgGCCAGTAATAGCAACATCTGACCAGGGCAAGCCAGATAGAGAAGAGAATGGAACACAGTAGCATCAGGAGGAGCATTCCTGCATGATCTATTGATCATCAGGAAGcaggggaagaagaagagcaagACAAATCAATGGAGGTGGGCAGAGTGGTGAGCAGAGAAAGGAGAGGGAGATGAAACCTTACCATGTGTATGGGAGCAGAGGCtacggcatggcgaggcagtgctcgctcgGCCGCAGCAACTGCAAGCccagggaagtcgccggcgttGCGCCGAtgaaaccaccaccaccacaagcACCAGCAAGcctggagacgacggcacaggtggcgccacagcaccacccgCGCAAGGCCAAGCTCCAGGTGGACAGCTCATTGATGGCGGCAGCCTCATCGCGCCGAAAGCCGTGGATCGACGAGGAACCTTCGGAGGCGACCGAACCCTAGATGCAGTGAGATGGAGATCTGGATAAGAAGGCGAAGAGCGTCGAATTGACGCGGATAGAAAGGTGGAACGTCGAGAGAGGAGGAGTTTGTGACCAAAGGCGAGAGCAGGCGTGGCCGGAGCTGGCCTCAGTGTGGCGGCG
This Lolium perenne isolate Kyuss_39 chromosome 1, Kyuss_2.0, whole genome shotgun sequence DNA region includes the following protein-coding sequences:
- the LOC127342553 gene encoding peroxidase 2-like, whose protein sequence is MAKLALLAVIASLVGAVSCEFAVYAGYGFPRPNPNLPYRFRPPAYYPPANPTPGLRVGYYTHMGRCPQAEKIVREVVEKATAGEKAGLIRLFFHDCFVQGCDGSVLLSGADTERTAFPNLSLRGFEVIDAAKAALEKACPGVVSCADVVAFAGRDASYSLSSGRINYRVPAGRYDGKVSRAGDTFQNLPPPFGDLNLTTAMFAAKGLSQDDMVVLSGAHSIGRSDCSSFPDRLPPVANSSTAMEPKLAQQLTATRSVNVLQDAITPDKLDIQYYTNVLSRNVLFNSDASLTTSTETEGLVEFYAGKRPLFRGKFLGPIQWNHDFEDAMVKMGYIGVKTSAEGEIRNTCAFINKP